Within Streptomyces roseirectus, the genomic segment GGAGCCCACGGACGGCTGAGCGCCAGCAGCAACGCAGTACCGCCGACGGCCCGGCCCCCGCGCAACAGGGGGCCGGGCCGTCGGCGTACGCCGGGCCGTCGGCATACGCAGGGCCGTCGCCATACGCGAGACAGCCGAACCATCGGCGTACGCGGAGCCGCCAGACCATCGGCGTACGCGAGGCCGCCGGGCCCATCGGCGTGCGCGAGGCCGCCAGGCCATCGCCGTACCCAGGCCCCTGCTCGCCCCCTCCCGAACCCCCTGGATACGCTCCCCTCGTGAGCTTCCCCCTTCCTCGCACGGCCCGAGCCGTCACCCTTCACACGCAGCGCGGCGACTTCGCGGCGGTCGACACGCCGGCCGGGGAGTCCGTGCCGTTCCGAGGGGTGGCCCTGTTGTTGCCCGGGTTCACCGGCAGCAAGGAGGACTTCCACTTCCTGCAAGGCCCGTTGGCGGCGCGGGGGTACCGGACGATCGCCGTGGACGGCCGGGGACAGTACGAGTCGGACGGCCCCGAGGCGGACGAATCCCCTTACGCGCAGGGCGAGTTGGCCAAGGACGTACTCGCGCAGGCCCAGTTGGCGGGCGGGCCGGTGCATCTGCTCGGGCACTCCATGGGCGGGCAGGTCGCGCGGGCGGCGGTGCTGCTGGACCACACCCCGTTCCGCAGCCTGACGTTGATGTCGTCGGGCCCGGCGGAGATCTCGGACTCGCAGAAGGAGCGCGTCGGCCTGCTGCACGCGGCGCTCGCCGCCGGGATGACCATGGCGCAGGTGTGGGAGGTGATCGTCGCGATGGGGCCGCCGGAGGACGTCGGCGGACCCGCGAAGGGGTTCGGGACACCGGAGTTGATGCGCGAACGCTGGACGAGTCACAAGCCGGCGCAACTACTCGTCACGGGACGTCAGTTGTGCGCCGAACCGGACCGCGTCGCCGAACTTGCCGCACTGGGGCTGCCGTTGCACGTCCTGTCGGGGTCCAGCGACGACACCTGGCCGGTGCCCCTGCTGGACGAGATGGCCGCACGCCTGTCCGCCCGGCGCACGGTCGTCGAGGGCGCCGAACACTCACCGAACCAGGACCAACCACTCGCCACGGCCGAGGCGTTGGCGGATTTCTGGGACGCACAGGACACACAGGACACACAGGACACACAGGAAGGGTAGGCGCACCGCAGACCGCCGAGGGCCAGCCTCATAGCCGGAGGAGCATGCCAGGAGCCCTCACCCGCGAGCCGTCGGCCTCCGCGCGCCAACAACCCTCGCAGCCACCCAAACGCATCCCCGCCGAATCAACCCCGTCAATACTGCGTCCGCACATGGTCCCAGAACCCGTCCCGCAGAGCCCGCCTCAGATCCGCCTGCCCCCGCAGCGAGTACTGAAGAATCCCCTCGGCCTCGACGAGAAGGTCCTGGTCGACGGAGCCGGGCAGATAGGGATGGCCCGGCAGGAGATCGGCGACGCTCGCACGCCCCCGTTCGACCAGCCACTTCGCCGCGATCTGGGCACCGGCGAAGCGGACGTCCTCCCGGGTGGGCCGAGCCGCGCCCTGCGCCTCGTGGGGGATGGCGGTCCGGCGGGCGACATACGGCTTGAAGAATTCGAGGTCGAGGGTGCGCTGGCTGTCGACCTCCCACAGCAGCGGCTCGGCCTGGTTGCGGCCGTCCGGCGCCTCGATGCCCCACAGGTGGACGCGCGCCCCGTACCCCTGGGCGGCCTCGACCGCCGAGACCAGGTCCTCGTCGCCGCCGAGGAGGACCGCGTCGCTGATCGCGCGGTGGCGGGCGAGGGATTCGAGGTCCGTGCGGATCAGGGAGTCGACGCCCTTCTGCTGGTTGTTGGCGTTGAGGTTGCCCAAGCGAACCTTGACGTCGGGAAGCTCCGCGATCGACTGCTGTTCGGCGGTGTGGATGCGGCGCCGCGCGCCGTCGTACCAGTAGACCCGGAGGAGCCTGCTGTCCGCGAAGACCGTGCGAGCTCGGTCGATCAGCGCCTCCAGTAGCCCCTCGGCGTCGAGCTCGAAGGCTCTTCGGTCCTCGGTCCCGGCGACCAGGCGGCCGGCGGCGGCGTAGAGGTAGCCCGCGTCGACGAAGATCGCGTGCGTCGAGGGCGTCTTCGCCACCTCGGCGAGTACCCGTCTGAGCAGGTCGTTCGTCCGGTCGATGCGGGCTGCGAGGGCCCCGAGGTCGTCACTCATCCCGCCCATTGTCCCGTCGGTCACGCAGCGAACACAACCGATCCCGTTCAGTCTCCCCCACTCCTTTCCCTACTCCTTAGTAGTTAGTTGTTCGAAAAATTTCCTTAGCGTAGGGAATGTTCGTAACACGAGCCACGTTGACTCCTCGTGTAACAGCGATTCTCCTCAGGAGGATGACCAGACGAAGGGAGAAGCCGTGCGCTTCGAAATCCTGCGACTCGACGACATCGACGGCACGCCCGTGGATAGCACTGTCGTGGACGCCGCCTCCGTCAACCGGATCGTTCAGGACGCCGCCGCGATCGGACAGCGCCTGTGGATCCGCCCGGCAGACAGCCCCGCTTCGTGACGTCGTAGCGTCTCGCGGGCGTACACACTTCAGAGCCCCCGCGCGGTCCTCGTACCGCGCGGGGGCTCTGTGCGTGCCCGGGCGCCTCAGGACGCGCGGATCACCTGGGTCACGCCGTTGATGATCTGCTGGACCGCGATCGCCGAGAGCATCATGCCCGCGAGCCTGGTCACCAGGACGACGCCGCCGTCCTTGATCAGCCTGATGATGAGCAGCGAGTACCGCATCACCAGCCACAGGACCAGGTGGATCGCGAGGATCGCCAGCCACACCGACGTCTGGGTCGCCACACCGTCCGCCTTCTGGACCGCGAGGATCACGGAGACGATCGCCCCGGGGCCGGCCAGCAGGGGCATGCCCAGCGGGACCAGGGCCACGTTGACGTCCTTGGTCTGCTTCGGTTCGTCGCTCTTGCCCGTCAGCAGGTCCAGGGCGATGAGCAGGAGCAGCAGTCCGCCCGCGATCATCAGCGCCGGGACCGAGACGTGCAGGTAGTTCAGGATCTGGTGGCCCAGCAGCCCGAACACCGTGATCACACCGCCGGCCACGCAGACCGCCTGGAACGCCATGCGCTTCTGGATCTTGGCGGGGCGGCCGGAGGTGAGGGCCAGGAAGATCGGGGTGATTCCCGGGGGATCCATGATGACGAAGAGGGTGAGGAAGAGGGAGCCGAAGACGGCGGGGTCGAACATGGGGGTGCCTTGGGGTGTGGTGCGGGTGAGTGGATGGGGGCGCGGACGATCGTCGAAGCCGCGGGAAAACCGGGGGCCGGCCGCAGTGAAGCCGCGGGCCCGCCGTAGTGAAGCCGAGGCCCGCCGCAGAATCCGCCGCACGCCCCGGCCGAGCACACGGGGCCGTCAGCGGCCCCGCGTCATGATCAGGCTCCGCCCGCCCCGGGGATCGGGAACGCGCCCCACGCCCGGCGCGTGATCTCGCCGTACACCTCGGGATCGGTCGTGTACTCGCCGAGCACGCAGGTCTTGCGGCTGCCGTGGTAGTCGCTGGACCCCGTCACCAGCAGCCCCAGCTCCCGGGCCAGCCCCCGCAGCCGCGCACGCGTCTCCGGCGTGTGGTCCATGTGGTCGACCTCGATGCCGTCGAGACCGGCGGAGGCCAGTTCCGCGATGGTGGCGTCGGGGACGGTGAGGCCGCGTTTGGCGGCGCCGGGGTGGGCGAAGACGGTGACGCCGCCGGCCGCCTTGACCAGCCGGACCGCTTCGAAGGGGTCCGTCTCGTGCTTGGCGACGTGCGCGCGTCCGCCGTCGGCCAGCCACTCCTCCGTGAAGGCGTCACCCACCGTCGCCACCACCCCGGCCTCGACGAGGGCCGCCGCGACATGGGGACGGCCGACCGAGCCGTCACCGGCGATGCGGGCGACCTGGTCCCAGGTGACGTCGACGCCGAGTCCCTGAAGCCGGGCGACCATCGCCTGGGCGCGCGGGACGCGGTCGTCGCGGACGAGTTCGCGTTCGGCGAGGAGGGCCGGCTCGTCGGGGTCGAAGAGGTAGGCCAGCATGTGCAGGGAGACGCCGTCGACGCGGCAGGACAGCTCGGCGCCGGTGACCAGGGTCAGCCCCTCGGGCAGCGCGGCGACGGCCTCGGCGTACCCGCGGGTCGTGTCGTGGTCGGTGAGGGCGACGACGTCGAGCCCCGCGGCAGCGGCGTTGCGGACCAGCTCGGCGGGGGTGTCCGTGCCGTCGGACGCGGTGGAGTGGCTGTGCAGGTCGATGCGCACGATGCGTACTCCAGACGGGTGACGGACGGGACGGGGGTGACCTAAGAATAACCGTCCCGGCGCATACGATTGTCACACCCCACCCTCCAGGTCACCCCTTACCGCAAACTCACGGCCCCAGCAGCCGCGGCGACAACGCCCCGCACGGCACCATCTCCACCTCCGCCCCCGCGTCCCGCAGATCCGTCAGCACCAGCTCGTCGTACATCAGCAACCCCGACTGCTCGGGCCACACCACGGCCCACAGCCACATCCCCAGCGCCTCCCCCGCGAACACGGCCCGGTCGTCCGGCGCCTTGGCGACGTGCCACAGCGGGGTCGGCCGCCCGGCGGCGAGCACCTTGACCTGCGGGGGTTTCTCGACGTCGAGGTGCGGCCCGGGGTCGGGCCCGTCGATGCCGGCGTAGCGGGCGCCGAGGCCGACCCCCAGCTCCTCGGCGACGAGGATCAGCTCGCCCATGCCGCCGAGCGGACCGGGACCGGTGCAGGCGACGGCCGTCGCGCGCCCGCCGGTGCGGTCGTCACCGGCGCACGCGACGCCGGTGAACAGCCACCCCACGGGCAGCGGCCACGGCATCCACACGGGTACCTGGGTGCGGTGCACCACCACGCCTAGGCCCTCGACGCTGGGCGGGATCACGGGCTGGACCGGGTGCACCGTGCCATGGGCAGCGCACTGCCAGGTATCGGCGAAGAGACCGGGAGCCCTGACCCGGCCACCACACTTCGGGCAACTGGGTTCGCCCCTCATAGAGCCCCACGGTCCTACCCTCCCTGGCCCGCGTCAAGCGGAGATCACCCATCCGAAGCCCCACCCCGGACGAAAGTAGATGCAGCTTGCATTAATTAGCAGAGCTAACATAGTATATGTAAACACCAACCTTCTCGTCCGACGGAGGGACACCCGAGATGAAGGACGACAGCAAGGACCCGTTCGACGAGGGAGACGACGGACCGGGGAGCCTGCTGAGGCAGCCGAAGGCCGTGTGGGCGACGGCCGGCGCCTCGGTCGTCGCGTTCATGGGCATCGGCCTGGTCGACCCGATCCTCCCGTCGATCGCCAAGGGCCTGGAGGCGACGCCCAGTCAGGTCTCCCTGCTGTTCACGTCGTACTTCCTGATCACCGCGTTCGCGATGCTGATCACCGGCTTCGTCTCCAGCCGCATCGGCGGCAGGAAGACCCTGCTGGCCGGCCTCGCCCTCGTCGTCCTGTTCGCGGCGCTCGCCGGCACCTCCGGCTCGGTCGCCGAACTCGTCGGCTTCCGCGCGGGCTGGGGCCTCGGCAACGCCCTGTTCGTCTCGACGGCCCTCGCGGTCATCGTCGGCGCGGCGGCGGGCGGCAGCGCGGCGGCGATCCTGCTGTACGAGTCGGCGCTCGGCCTCGGCATGGCCTGCGGCCCGCTGCTCGGCGCGCTCCTGGGCGACGCGAGCTGGCGCTACCCGTTCTTCGGGACGGCGTTCCTGATGGCCGTCGGCTTCCTGTGCATCGCGGTGTTCCTGAAGGAGCAGCCGAAGCCGGCGAGGAAGACCTCGGTCCTGGACCCGCTGAAGGCGCTCGGCCACGGCGGGCTCGCCTCGGCCGCGGTCTCGGCGTTCTTCTACAACTACACGTTCTTCACAGTGCTGGCCTTCACCCCGTTCGTCCTCGACATGACGCCCTACAAATCGGGCGCCGTCTTCTTCGCCTGGGGTCTGCTGCTCGCCCTGTTCTCCGTCGTCGTCGCCCCGCGCCTGCAGGCCCGGTTCGGTTCGCTGAAGGTGCTCGGCGGCTCCCTGGTCCTGCTCGCGGCCGACGTCCTGGTCCTCGGGTACGGCGACCACGTGACGGCGGTCGTCTGCACCGTCCTGTCCGGCGCGTTCATCGGCGTCAACAACACCGTCTACACCGAGTTGGCGCTCGGCGTCTCCGACGCGCCGCGCCCGGTGGCGAGCGCGGGCTACAACTTCGTCCGCTGGTTCGCGGCAGCGGCGGCGCCGTACTTCGCGCCGAAGATCGAGGAGTGGTCCGACCTCCACATGCCGTTCGTGGTGGCGGCGGTGACGGCGGTCATCGGCGCGGCCGTGGTCGTCGTCCGCCGCAAGGCGCTCACTCACGAGGCCGAGGACCACCGCACCGAGCACGCGACGCGGGATTCGGTCACCGTCTTCGCGAACTGACGGTGAGTTCGATCACCTGACGGTCACGTCAGCGGGACGGACGTCCGGGCCGGGTCCCGGAGGTCCGTCCCGTTCGTCAGCCAGCGCTCCTGGAGCGCCTGCGCGCCGTGGACGCGTTTCCAGGCGGCCTCGTTGGGGGTCATCGGCAGCAGGGGGAGGAAGTGGACGGGGTCGAGGGGGGCGTCGAGTTCCAGGTCCTCGACGAGACCGCCGGGCTCGGCGACGAGGACGGAGGTGAAGGGGGCGCCCGGCCACAGGGGCTCGCCGACGTCCAGCGAGGCGCCGGGGGCGACGACGACGCCCTCGACCTGCGGGGACGCGGCGAGGACCGCGAGGGGGCGCAGGACCTTGTCCGTGTCGGCGACTCCCGCGCGCACCGACAGGACCAGCTCGGCGCGCGGCCCCTTGACGGGGTCGGCGGCAAAGGAGTTGGGGTCGTTCATGGGGCTCGCGGACATGCCGAGAGTGGCGTAGCGGACGACGCCGTCCCGCTGGAAACGGAGGACCTCGACGCGGTCGGTGCCGAGGAAGGTGACCGCCGCGCGGGCGTCCGGTTCGCCCAGCGCCGTGAGCAACCGGGCCTCGACCAGGGGAAGAACTTCTGCCATGCCGCGAGCATAGAACTCGTCAGTACGGGGCAAAGCAGCACCTTGACACTTCTGTCTGCTGATACTCTTGCCGAGTCGTTCTGGGCCGCCGTGTTCACGCGTATCAGGCCCGTACGACCAGGATCTCCCTTACGAGGGACCGGCCGGAGGAGGTGGGGCTGTCATGGATCGAAGTCACCCGTGCAGTACCACTCGCTCTTCCCGCCACTGACGCGACCGCGTCCTTCTCTTCACTTTCCCTCTGTGGAAATCCCCTCTGCGGAAGAGCACTTCGTTTCAACTCGCTGAAGTTCGACTCGCTGAAGCCTGAAGCAAGCCGCCGCGACGGTGCGGTGCTCCCCGCTTTGTGGACGTGCCAAACATCCTCACGCTCAGGACGTCCTCATTCCGGGCAGTTCCACCCGTCGGCGTGGCCATTCGTCACCGGATGCGCCACCGATGCGAAGGAGCCCTGCCATGTCCATGATCCACAGCCTGCGGGCCGCGACCTCCCTGCGCAAGGACCGCAAGGCCGACCCCCAGAGCGGCACGTACGACACGACCCGCGACCCCGCGACGCCGTCGGCCGTCGTCGACTGTGCGATCTACCGGGACGGCGCGCGCGTCCCGCACGACGGGACGCTCACCCCGCACGAGG encodes:
- a CDS encoding alpha/beta fold hydrolase; its protein translation is MSFPLPRTARAVTLHTQRGDFAAVDTPAGESVPFRGVALLLPGFTGSKEDFHFLQGPLAARGYRTIAVDGRGQYESDGPEADESPYAQGELAKDVLAQAQLAGGPVHLLGHSMGGQVARAAVLLDHTPFRSLTLMSSGPAEISDSQKERVGLLHAALAAGMTMAQVWEVIVAMGPPEDVGGPAKGFGTPELMRERWTSHKPAQLLVTGRQLCAEPDRVAELAALGLPLHVLSGSSDDTWPVPLLDEMAARLSARRTVVEGAEHSPNQDQPLATAEALADFWDAQDTQDTQDTQEG
- a CDS encoding NYN domain-containing protein, yielding MSDDLGALAARIDRTNDLLRRVLAEVAKTPSTHAIFVDAGYLYAAAGRLVAGTEDRRAFELDAEGLLEALIDRARTVFADSRLLRVYWYDGARRRIHTAEQQSIAELPDVKVRLGNLNANNQQKGVDSLIRTDLESLARHRAISDAVLLGGDEDLVSAVEAAQGYGARVHLWGIEAPDGRNQAEPLLWEVDSQRTLDLEFFKPYVARRTAIPHEAQGAARPTREDVRFAGAQIAAKWLVERGRASVADLLPGHPYLPGSVDQDLLVEAEGILQYSLRGQADLRRALRDGFWDHVRTQY
- a CDS encoding MarC family protein, encoding MFDPAVFGSLFLTLFVIMDPPGITPIFLALTSGRPAKIQKRMAFQAVCVAGGVITVFGLLGHQILNYLHVSVPALMIAGGLLLLLIALDLLTGKSDEPKQTKDVNVALVPLGMPLLAGPGAIVSVILAVQKADGVATQTSVWLAILAIHLVLWLVMRYSLLIIRLIKDGGVVLVTRLAGMMLSAIAVQQIINGVTQVIRAS
- a CDS encoding PHP domain-containing protein, encoding MRIDLHSHSTASDGTDTPAELVRNAAAAGLDVVALTDHDTTRGYAEAVAALPEGLTLVTGAELSCRVDGVSLHMLAYLFDPDEPALLAERELVRDDRVPRAQAMVARLQGLGVDVTWDQVARIAGDGSVGRPHVAAALVEAGVVATVGDAFTEEWLADGGRAHVAKHETDPFEAVRLVKAAGGVTVFAHPGAAKRGLTVPDATIAELASAGLDGIEVDHMDHTPETRARLRGLARELGLLVTGSSDYHGSRKTCVLGEYTTDPEVYGEITRRAWGAFPIPGAGGA
- a CDS encoding DUF6758 family protein translates to MRGEPSCPKCGGRVRAPGLFADTWQCAAHGTVHPVQPVIPPSVEGLGVVVHRTQVPVWMPWPLPVGWLFTGVACAGDDRTGGRATAVACTGPGPLGGMGELILVAEELGVGLGARYAGIDGPDPGPHLDVEKPPQVKVLAAGRPTPLWHVAKAPDDRAVFAGEALGMWLWAVVWPEQSGLLMYDELVLTDLRDAGAEVEMVPCGALSPRLLGP
- a CDS encoding MFS transporter, whose protein sequence is MKDDSKDPFDEGDDGPGSLLRQPKAVWATAGASVVAFMGIGLVDPILPSIAKGLEATPSQVSLLFTSYFLITAFAMLITGFVSSRIGGRKTLLAGLALVVLFAALAGTSGSVAELVGFRAGWGLGNALFVSTALAVIVGAAAGGSAAAILLYESALGLGMACGPLLGALLGDASWRYPFFGTAFLMAVGFLCIAVFLKEQPKPARKTSVLDPLKALGHGGLASAAVSAFFYNYTFFTVLAFTPFVLDMTPYKSGAVFFAWGLLLALFSVVVAPRLQARFGSLKVLGGSLVLLAADVLVLGYGDHVTAVVCTVLSGAFIGVNNTVYTELALGVSDAPRPVASAGYNFVRWFAAAAAPYFAPKIEEWSDLHMPFVVAAVTAVIGAAVVVVRRKALTHEAEDHRTEHATRDSVTVFAN
- a CDS encoding suppressor of fused domain protein — translated: MAEVLPLVEARLLTALGEPDARAAVTFLGTDRVEVLRFQRDGVVRYATLGMSASPMNDPNSFAADPVKGPRAELVLSVRAGVADTDKVLRPLAVLAASPQVEGVVVAPGASLDVGEPLWPGAPFTSVLVAEPGGLVEDLELDAPLDPVHFLPLLPMTPNEAAWKRVHGAQALQERWLTNGTDLRDPARTSVPLT